In Streptomyces sp. NBC_00878, a single window of DNA contains:
- a CDS encoding MMPL family transporter translates to MAVLLHRLGRSAYHHRKLVLGIWLFVLAALITCVSVFSGKLDDRFSVPGTESQRALDSLSKTLPEASGASAQIVFTAPEGRRVTEAPYTAAIARTVAEAERAPQVSEVAGPQDSGAVSADRTTAIVQVHYTVQNAEVRTSSVDAIEDAARAAETDGLRTSVGGSVYSSKGVHIGPSEIIGVAVALLVLVVTFGSLLASGMALVPALIGVAVGLTGLLALTPAVGISSTAVTLALMLGLAVGIDYVLFILSRHRQQLARGTDPKESVALAVGTAGSAVVFAGVTVIIALAALSVIGIPFLTTMGLGAAGAVLVAVLAAITLVPAVAGFAGARLAPKPGSRAARRAADTEGSADAEGTADADGTDADAKGAAGAEGPTGHTTMGTRWTKWVIAKPLLTVLAVAGILVTLTLPALDLRLALPDNGSAPHASTERKAYDTISERFGPGFNGPLLVLVETDNSTAATSSQAGAQVAEKLGTLKNVKAVLPPQPTSDPIQSVITVLPASGPDSVRTDRLVRDIREAAPDLRDTTGASVAVTGTTAVNIDVSNRLSDSLLPFVAIVVGLSLLLLMIVFRSLVIPVKAAVGFLLSVGASLGLVVAVFQWGWLADVLGVPHSGPVVSFLPIILIGVLFGLAMDYEVFLVSGMREEWAHTGRARQSVVDGARHSVRVVTAAALIMFTVFAGFFPLDDSLIKPIAFALAVGVAIDAFAVRMTLVPAVLALAGRGAWWLPAWLDRILPDLDVEGSSLQKAAPAERREPEPVS, encoded by the coding sequence ATGGCCGTCCTGCTCCACCGGCTGGGCCGCAGCGCCTACCACCACCGCAAGCTCGTCCTGGGTATCTGGCTCTTCGTACTGGCCGCGCTCATCACGTGCGTCAGTGTCTTCAGTGGCAAGCTCGACGACCGCTTCTCGGTGCCGGGCACCGAGTCGCAGCGTGCGTTGGACAGCCTGAGCAAGACCCTTCCGGAAGCCTCGGGCGCCAGCGCCCAGATCGTCTTCACCGCGCCCGAAGGGCGCCGGGTCACCGAAGCCCCCTACACGGCGGCCATCGCCCGGACCGTGGCGGAGGCCGAGCGGGCGCCCCAGGTCAGCGAGGTCGCCGGCCCCCAGGACTCCGGCGCCGTCTCGGCCGACCGGACGACCGCGATCGTCCAGGTCCACTACACCGTGCAGAACGCGGAGGTCCGTACGTCATCCGTGGACGCGATCGAGGACGCGGCCCGCGCGGCCGAGACGGATGGACTGCGGACGTCGGTGGGCGGTTCCGTCTACAGCAGCAAGGGCGTCCACATAGGTCCGTCGGAGATCATCGGTGTGGCCGTGGCGCTGCTCGTGCTCGTCGTCACGTTCGGATCGCTGCTGGCCTCCGGCATGGCCCTGGTGCCCGCGCTGATCGGTGTGGCGGTCGGTCTGACCGGACTGCTCGCTCTCACGCCCGCGGTCGGCATCTCCTCCACCGCCGTCACGCTCGCCCTGATGCTGGGCCTGGCCGTCGGCATCGACTACGTCCTGTTCATCCTCTCGCGCCACCGACAGCAACTGGCCCGCGGCACCGATCCGAAGGAATCCGTCGCGCTGGCCGTCGGTACCGCAGGAAGCGCCGTGGTTTTCGCCGGCGTCACCGTGATCATCGCGCTCGCCGCGCTGAGCGTCATCGGCATCCCGTTTCTGACGACGATGGGTCTCGGGGCCGCCGGAGCCGTCCTCGTCGCCGTACTGGCCGCGATCACCCTCGTCCCCGCCGTCGCCGGATTCGCCGGCGCACGGCTCGCCCCCAAGCCCGGCAGCCGCGCCGCCCGGCGGGCCGCCGATACGGAGGGGTCTGCCGATGCGGAGGGGACCGCCGATGCGGACGGGACCGACGCCGACGCCAAGGGGGCAGCAGGCGCCGAGGGGCCCACCGGCCACACCACCATGGGCACCCGCTGGACCAAGTGGGTCATAGCCAAGCCGCTGCTGACCGTGCTCGCCGTCGCGGGCATCCTGGTGACCCTCACCCTGCCCGCCCTGGACCTGCGCCTGGCCCTTCCCGACAACGGTTCCGCGCCGCACGCCTCCACCGAACGCAAGGCCTACGACACGATCAGCGAGAGGTTCGGGCCCGGCTTCAACGGCCCACTGCTCGTACTCGTCGAGACCGACAACAGTACGGCTGCCACGAGTTCACAGGCCGGCGCTCAGGTGGCCGAGAAGCTGGGAACCCTCAAGAACGTCAAGGCCGTGCTGCCTCCCCAGCCCACCAGCGACCCGATCCAGAGCGTGATCACCGTCCTCCCCGCCTCCGGCCCCGACAGCGTCCGCACCGACCGACTCGTCCGCGACATCCGCGAGGCCGCGCCCGACCTCCGTGACACCACCGGCGCCTCGGTCGCGGTCACCGGCACCACCGCCGTCAACATCGACGTCTCCAACCGCCTCAGCGACTCCCTGCTGCCCTTCGTCGCCATCGTCGTCGGCCTCAGCCTGCTCCTGCTGATGATCGTCTTCCGCTCCCTGGTCATCCCTGTCAAGGCCGCCGTCGGCTTCCTGCTCTCGGTGGGAGCCTCGCTCGGTCTGGTCGTCGCCGTCTTCCAGTGGGGCTGGCTGGCCGACGTCCTCGGCGTGCCCCACAGCGGCCCGGTCGTCAGCTTCCTGCCCATCATCCTGATCGGCGTGCTGTTCGGACTGGCCATGGACTACGAGGTGTTCCTGGTGTCCGGGATGCGCGAGGAATGGGCCCACACCGGCCGGGCCCGCCAGTCGGTCGTCGACGGCGCGCGCCACAGCGTACGGGTCGTCACCGCGGCCGCCCTGATCATGTTCACCGTCTTCGCCGGGTTCTTCCCCCTGGACGATTCCCTGATCAAGCCCATCGCGTTCGCCCTGGCCGTCGGAGTGGCCATCGACGCCTTCGCCGTCCGCATGACGCTCGTACCGGCGGTACTCGCT